A genomic stretch from Mycobacterium malmoense includes:
- a CDS encoding type II toxin-antitoxin system VapC family toxin, producing the protein MMVRRALADTSIFIGIEAARFDDDRFTEHEWGVSVITLGELRLGVLQASDPDTAARRLSTYQLAQRFEPLSIDETVSEAWALLVSKRAANLRAPINDSWIAATAMAHGIPIVTQGSDYSAMPGVEVITI; encoded by the coding sequence GTGATGGTTCGGCGGGCCCTCGCCGACACGTCCATCTTCATCGGGATCGAGGCGGCACGATTCGACGACGACCGATTTACCGAACACGAGTGGGGCGTCTCGGTGATCACACTGGGTGAGCTGCGGCTGGGTGTCCTGCAAGCCAGTGACCCGGACACCGCCGCACGCCGGCTCTCCACATACCAGCTTGCTCAGCGGTTCGAACCACTGAGCATCGACGAGACGGTCTCCGAAGCGTGGGCATTGCTGGTATCCAAGCGCGCCGCCAACCTGCGAGCACCGATCAACGACAGTTGGATTGCGGCAACTGCCATGGCGCATGGCATTCCGATCGTGACCCAGGGCAGCGACTACTCTGCGATGCCAGGCGTTGAGGTCATAACAATCTGA
- a CDS encoding GNAT family N-acetyltransferase: protein MVLLTGLAVDRSEQGKGVGATLLAEALRKAVAAGEVAAARLVVVDAVDEEAAAFYERYGLIRVPEHPLRLYRRIKDVRASFDSSDVDVPTKEVGAGLGLTCRIRLL from the coding sequence ATGGTGTTGCTGACCGGGCTGGCAGTCGACCGGTCAGAGCAGGGAAAGGGCGTTGGCGCAACCCTTCTCGCCGAGGCACTGCGGAAGGCAGTCGCGGCCGGGGAGGTCGCTGCGGCACGCCTTGTCGTGGTCGACGCTGTCGACGAAGAAGCGGCGGCGTTTTACGAGCGATACGGTTTGATCCGAGTTCCCGAGCATCCGCTCCGGCTCTATAGGCGTATCAAAGACGTTCGTGCCAGCTTTGATTCGTCCGACGTCGACGTGCCGACCAAGGAAGTGGGCGCCGGGCTGGGGCTCACCTGTCGCATCAGATTGTTATGA
- a CDS encoding nucleotidyl transferase AbiEii/AbiGii toxin family protein, protein MRERTTIDVVAAPGGWPKPWPNVAELTEHLHSDRWSLVGGLMVQLHAVHRGVGIIRPTNDVDIMLHVETSRGVPAAAATALESLGYRLTTPVDPRNEFAHRFIRGDTRVDVVASAADTVDVLLADHAAPRVVEKLRGRTMVKVEGGTQALRRTINARLQIGTGQTTTISVPDAFGALVLKVAAYQTDTRDRGRHLYDAAVLLCCIEDPYVERERFAGSDRKRLRLLANSLSADHPAWQRIPPGIRAEGQAALRLLSTPA, encoded by the coding sequence ATGCGTGAACGGACCACGATTGACGTCGTCGCAGCGCCGGGTGGCTGGCCAAAACCATGGCCGAACGTCGCTGAACTCACCGAGCACCTACACAGCGATCGATGGTCGCTCGTCGGGGGCCTCATGGTCCAGCTGCACGCCGTACATCGTGGCGTCGGAATCATCCGCCCTACCAACGACGTCGACATCATGTTGCACGTCGAGACCTCCCGAGGCGTGCCGGCCGCGGCCGCGACCGCGCTCGAATCCCTCGGATACCGCCTAACAACTCCGGTCGATCCACGAAATGAATTCGCGCATCGATTCATCCGCGGTGACACCCGCGTTGACGTAGTGGCCAGTGCCGCAGACACAGTTGACGTGCTCCTCGCCGACCACGCCGCGCCACGGGTAGTGGAGAAATTACGAGGACGCACAATGGTGAAGGTAGAAGGCGGAACCCAAGCGTTGCGTCGCACCATCAACGCTCGCCTGCAAATTGGCACGGGCCAGACAACCACCATCAGCGTTCCCGACGCGTTCGGCGCGCTAGTTCTCAAAGTCGCTGCCTACCAAACCGACACCCGCGACCGAGGCCGGCATCTGTACGACGCCGCCGTCTTGCTGTGCTGCATCGAAGACCCGTACGTCGAAAGAGAGCGATTCGCGGGATCTGATAGAAAAAGACTGAGGTTACTTGCAAACTCTCTTTCGGCGGATCATCCTGCATGGCAACGTATCCCGCCCGGGATCCGTGCTGAAGGCCAAGCCGCACTGCGGCTGCTTTCAACGCCAGCGTGA
- a CDS encoding class I SAM-dependent methyltransferase: protein MARTDNDSWEITESVGATALGVASARAAETRSENPLISDPFAQVFLDAAGDGVWNWYSASTLAPELLEAEPEVALQMKAMVGYMASRTAFFDQFFLDATGAGIRQAVILAAGLDSRAWRLPWPDGVTVYELDQPRVLEFKSSTLAEHGAQPACNRVAVPVDLRQDWPTALRRAGFDASAPSVWSAEGLMPYLPAAAQDLLFERVQGLTIAGSRVAVEALGPKFLDPEFRARRRERMERIRALMADLDPDREVPRTDELWYFEEREDVGDWFRRHGWGVTVTPSLELMAGYGRGAAKEVEDAVPGNLFVAAQRA from the coding sequence GTGGCCAGAACCGACAACGACAGCTGGGAGATCACCGAGAGTGTGGGGGCGACGGCGCTGGGGGTGGCGTCGGCCCGGGCGGCGGAGACCCGAAGCGAAAATCCTTTGATCAGTGACCCGTTCGCGCAGGTCTTCCTTGACGCCGCCGGCGACGGAGTGTGGAACTGGTATTCGGCTTCGACGCTGGCCCCCGAGTTACTCGAGGCCGAACCCGAGGTGGCGCTGCAGATGAAGGCGATGGTCGGCTATATGGCTTCGCGCACAGCGTTTTTCGACCAGTTCTTCCTCGACGCGACCGGCGCGGGCATTCGCCAGGCGGTGATCCTGGCGGCGGGCCTGGACTCGCGGGCGTGGCGGCTGCCCTGGCCCGACGGCGTCACCGTCTACGAGCTCGACCAACCCAGGGTGCTGGAGTTCAAATCGTCGACGTTGGCCGAGCACGGGGCGCAGCCCGCCTGCAATCGGGTCGCCGTCCCGGTAGACCTGCGCCAGGACTGGCCAACGGCGTTGCGGCGGGCGGGTTTTGACGCCTCGGCGCCCAGCGTCTGGTCGGCCGAAGGGCTGATGCCGTATCTGCCGGCTGCGGCCCAAGATTTGCTGTTCGAGCGTGTTCAGGGTCTCACCATCGCCGGCAGCCGGGTTGCCGTGGAGGCGCTGGGACCAAAGTTTCTCGACCCCGAGTTTCGCGCCAGGCGTCGCGAGCGGATGGAGCGGATTCGTGCGTTGATGGCCGACCTGGACCCGGACCGAGAGGTTCCCAGGACCGACGAGCTGTGGTATTTCGAGGAGCGCGAAGACGTCGGCGACTGGTTCCGCCGGCACGGCTGGGGCGTGACGGTGACGCCGTCACTCGAGCTGATGGCCGGCTATGGCCGCGGCGCCGCCAAAGAGGTGGAGGACGCCGTGCCGGGGAACTTGTTCGTGGCCGCACAGCGGGCGTAG
- a CDS encoding type II toxin-antitoxin system Phd/YefM family antitoxin, with product MAATIPARDLRNRTAEVLRRVAAGEEIEVLKDNRPVARIVPLTRRRQWLPAAEVIGELMRLGPDTTNLSEELRETLTRTTDDVSW from the coding sequence ATGGCTGCTACGATACCCGCCCGCGATCTCCGTAACCGCACCGCTGAGGTGCTGCGGCGAGTTGCGGCAGGCGAGGAGATCGAGGTGCTCAAGGACAACCGTCCTGTGGCGCGCATAGTCCCACTCACACGGCGCCGCCAATGGCTACCGGCAGCGGAGGTAATCGGCGAACTCATGCGCCTGGGTCCCGATACCACCAACCTCAGCGAGGAACTACGGGAGACGCTGACACGGACCACGGACGACGTGTCGTGGTGA
- a CDS encoding DUF1778 domain-containing protein, whose translation MSDRAIKPRRHRLEVRVTPEQDTLIRHAADLEDTTVTAFVLDTVTSRAKRVVKQHHDLVLSDRAFDRFIAELDKPAQPVPELVDLFKNNPKLREV comes from the coding sequence GTGAGCGATCGTGCTATCAAACCCCGACGTCATCGGCTGGAGGTCCGCGTTACCCCAGAGCAGGACACGCTCATCCGTCATGCGGCCGACCTCGAGGACACCACAGTGACGGCATTCGTGCTCGACACCGTCACCTCGCGGGCGAAGCGGGTAGTGAAGCAACACCACGATTTGGTGTTATCTGACCGGGCGTTCGACCGATTCATCGCCGAGCTCGACAAGCCGGCCCAGCCCGTGCCAGAGCTGGTCGACCTGTTCAAGAACAACCCGAAGCTTCGCGAGGTGTGA